GTCCTCTTCTTCGTTGGGCCTTTTGTCTTGTCTAACTTGCGGTTATTAAACGTCAGAGCAAACCCAAGAGAAGAATCTTGTATCTGCTTGATAAAGCAGAGATGAGTGTTCAGGTTCGTGTTTCATCTGAGACGAAAGGATTTGAGCTCCCACTCTGCTGTGGGGGGTGGAGACTCCCCCCAGACACTGCTGGTGTTTGTTTATCTGTGTATTTGCATTTCAAATGTTGGGAATTCACCTCCACCAGAAAGTGTAACCTCTGAACAACGGCAGCCCACGCTGTTTCTCAGAATGCCTTTCACACAGAGTTCCAGTAGAATCTGTCACCATCTCATCTGCTCCACTGTCAGCTCGAGTTCCCTCTCTGGTCCTCTCCCACTCCACCTCCATCACTTCAAATCTGTTTTTGTCTCCACAGCCACCGCTGCTCAATGAAGGAGCTGGAAACCGCAAGTTCAAATGCAACGAATGTGGAAAAGCCTTCAAGTACAAGCACCACCTGAAGGAGCACCTCCGTATTCACAGCGGTGAGTGGAACGGCGTCTCAATGAAACTCGGGCTCTGAGAGATGGAGGAACAGCAAAATGCAGTTGTCTGAAATTGCTCGCAGTGAAAGACAAATGTGTCGTATTTGATTAATGGAGCCTCGGAGCTGCTGTCACAACAACTGTGGGCTGCAGGGAATCCCTAAACGCAGAAGGAAAAGTCAAAAAACAATCAGTCTATCACTGAGTGTTACTTTGTTGTCCAAAGCTTGTCACGGTTAACTATTCAGCTCCATGATGGCGACATACTGATAGCATAAACACACAGAAACTTGAACTGTATGTTAGCAAGGGATTCATCATCGCCAGGAGCTTGATTCATAAACCAAAATTGCAGCAAACCACTATTCACTTTACAGACATTAATGTTCTCTAAAGGGGCTGGTACCTCCTTAAATAACAGTTAGACAGCCTCAAAATGGGAATAGACAGATAGAATACGCTATTGATCCCCAAAGAAAAATTTAATGTGATCACTTTGAACCTTCGAAAGACAGGAGAAACATAATACATGCCCTGTAAGAAGAAACATGGTGGCCATCTCTGCTTACCCAACTGAGTCACAACTGCCAAGCCTGCTCGTAAACTCTACCTAGGTAGCTAGTACCTAGGAAACATTTGAGCCTGATGATGGTGAAAGCAGAAGTCGGTCAAGTGTTGACACAAACACTCTTATGATATTTAAACTGAAATCTGATCATTATTTGAGGTTGATTTGTGCCCTGAGCTGAAAATaatctttgtgttttgttttgctgcagGTGAGAAGCCGTACGAGTGCTCCAACTGTAAGAAGCGCTTCTCCCACTCTGGATCCTACAGttcccacatcagcagcaagAAATGTATCGGTCTGATTGCCCTCAACGGGCGTGTGCGCAACGGAGGGAACAAACCTGGATCTTCTCCAAATTCGACAACCTCCTCGCCCGGAAGCCCCGCCCTCGCCCATCTCCGGCAAAAACTGGGCTGCGCACAAGATCAGCAGGGTCCGCTGGACATCAAAGCTGAGCCATTGGACTTCAACGACTACCGACTGCTGATGGCCTCACAGCCCGGGTTTACAGGACCAGGGGTCTACCTAAATGGTCATGGCGGAAGCCCCCTGGGCGTACATAGCTCCTCCCAGAGCCCACTTCAACATCTGGGAGGCATGGGGCTAGACTTCCCCCTGCTGGGTTACACGGGATCGCTTGGAAGTAACCTGAACAAGGTGCAAAAAGTGCTTCAGATGGTGGACAACACTGTGTGCAGACAGAAGATGGACAGTAACCCAGAAGAAATATCCAAGCTAAGAGCCTATATGAGGGAATTGGGGGCTCAAATGAAGGCCCAAGCAAGTTTTCAGGTGATGGGACACAGCAGCCCCACTAAGAGCATAATCGACTACACACTGGAGAAGGTCAATGAGGCTAAAAGTCTGATCAATGAGTCCAAGACACAAGTGGATGTCAAGAAGGAGAAACTAAACACCTCAGTTGACCTGAGCAGTGCAGAAAAGTCATTTGACGAACAAAACCAGCTTGTTCCATTCTCTTGCCAGTACTGCAAGGAGACTTTCCCCGGGCCCATCCCTCTGCATCAACACGAGCGCtatctgtgcaaaatgaatgaggaaatcaaagcaGTCCTTCAGCCAACAGGCAGCAGTCCTTCCAGCCGTCAGGGTGCAATAGCTGACGAACTGTCCAGTAATGACAGGGCAACCAGCCCCCCCAACCTCTTCAAGGACCACGTTTCAGTACTCAAGGCCTACTTTGCTATGAACACTGAGCCCAACTCAGAGGAACTGCTCAAGATTTCACTTGCAGTTGGCCTTCCTCAGGAGTTTGTTAAGGAGTGGTTTGCCCAGTGGAAGAGTCAAAATCACCATATGGGAAGTTTATGGAAAAAGTCCCCCCTTCCTGACCGTGGTGGACCAGACCACAGATTGAGCCAGTCTCCAATGCCACTTTCTGCCATAGATTTACATGGTGGCTTCACCAATGGTGACGCTTCCCACAGACTCACAAAGGCTAACCAGTTTACAGCTAACAGGCAAACAACAGGGGACAAACCACTAGACCCCTCGGACCACTTGAGAAGCAACACTCCATCACCCCTCAACCTTTCTTCCACCTCCTCTAAAAACTCTCAGAGTAGCTCTTACACTCCAAACAGCCTCACATCTGAGGATGCCCATGGGGATATACCACTGGATCTTTCACTGCCCAAACACATTGCGCAGAAGCTGGGGGAGAGGAGACCCAGACCTAATGGTTTAGTCACCGAGCGCAATGGGGAATTTTCAAGACGCGAACAAGGCTGCGGGCCCTTagacaacatcaacatcaagaAAGAGATCTTGGGCTCTGATGGCGGAGGGAACTCCAACCAGCTGGAGAAAAGCACCAGTCCCATCTTTGGGATTAATCCCTTCACTGGCAACCATGTCTACACCTCCTTGCCACCTCATGGAGCGTTTCCTCCACCCACCTTTATGAGTCCTGCCGCGGCCACCATCCCAGGCCTCAGGCCGTATCCAGGTCTCGATCCCATGAGCTTCCTGCCTCACATGGCCTACACCTATGCCACCGGAGCTGCAACATTTGCTGAAATGCAGCAGAGGAGAAAGTACCAGCGGAAAGGTTTACAGGTAAAACTAGATCTCAGTGATGATGCTGTATTTTTTCTGCTCTCCATTGTCAGTTTAggttagaatcagaatcagaatcatctttattggccaggttcgaacattgtccaataAGGAATTtaactccggttatttcgctctttaggcagtaaataaacaaatgtggtacttgttgacatactgtatatacaaatacacaaataaggtgcagcagtttgaggtagagaaaaatgacagctctgaataaaatagcatatatacaaaacaaattatacaaaaaatatacaaaaaatacaaaaaagtgagaggtgcagcagagtaaggcagacatgattattgccgGAAGGTGCTTGTTACAGCATGTAATTGCTATTGTTAGCAGTTGCTATTGCTATTGTtattgcacgtgattggttTGTTTCGCTGAGACTCTATTagttgtgagagttcatcagagcaacagcttgggggaagaaactgtccttgtgtctggaggttttagcgtacagtgctctgtagcgccgtccagaggggaggagttggaacagtctgtgtctgtgtctgtgattGAGCATTCCCTGCCACCTGTCCTAACCAGGTAAAACAACGGTCAAATTGGGTTCAAATTCAGTTGTTTTGATGGGCAAATAAATATATGACAACTTTTTACATTTAGATTTGTACATTTCTGACAAGCCAACGTGCCTACCATAAACAGGTGTAgataacggatggatggatggatggatggatggatgggtggatggatggatggatgatggatggatggatggatggatggatggatggatggatggatggatggatggatggatggatggatggatggatggatggatggatggatggatggatggatggatggatggatggatggatggatggatggatggattttcttTAATGGGCTACAAGCAGTTACAGTTGGGGCTGTAAACTGGACCTCACACAGACTCTTACATATACAGTTGCTGAAGGTCCAAACTGAAGGGGGTATAATGGAGCTGAATCCATCAAAATTAAGTTTGCATTGGGGTTATTTTTTCATTGGGTTGTCACCCAAGGGGGGGAAACAGCTTGAGTTTGTCCATAAAAAGACTGACTCCGGTGTGGTTTGGTTGTAATACCTCATTTGAAGAAGTGtttgattatttattgaatGCAGGGTCACGGTTCATCATGGTCCTTCTTCAGTCCCATTCATTGAGGACCATCTCACAAGTGCGCCATTGGTGATTGCCAGACCTTTTTCAGTACACTGGAATAGAGTTGACCCAAAAGGCTCCACTCTCGGCCATATTCATTGCTACCCTCACCTGTGGTCAAGAATTTTGGGtaatgactgaaaaaaaaaaaaagctcatgaCAGCAAGTAACTGAGCTGAGTTTCCCAAACGCAGTTGCTGAGTTGGAAGATTAGTAATCCGAGATTGGTTTGGATCCCTCCTGGAGAAGGAGTTGAGGCAGACATTAGGACACCCCGGAGAGAATACAGTTCTCAGCTGGCTGTGGACGCCTTGGTGTCCGCAAGGAGGTGGATGGGGGGACGGAGCAGTCACAGTCCTCAACTCTGGTTGCTCTGGCGTGGTGTGAGTGAGCGTCTTAACATTCAAATGTAGCATTGACCTCTGAAATGTTggctttttaaacatttctagACTTTTGCCGTGAAGAGACTATTATCAGAGGAGTGCACAGGCGTTGAACAGGCATTGGACAGTCCAGGACAGTCATTGGACAGTCTAGTCTTATGCGTGATGCACAATATTAGTATTTCTACTCATCTATCAACCACTGGCCACAGGATACTTCATTAGCGTCCTTAATCAGTCATATCCTCATCTTGGGTTTTAGTGGAGGACCACAGATTAGTCACTGAATTAAGTTCACCTGGCGTCGGTCAGTATTTGTGCCCTTCATCCATTACCTCCCCATCCCAtatgtccccccccccaccccctttttTTAAGTGTCTCCTGGATAAGGGACTTACCCAGGTTGGGCCGTTAAGCCCTGTCCAGACTTGGGATCATGGCAGCTGTAGGGGGGCGGCAGCATAAGGTGTCTCAGAGCGTGAAGTCGACAGGTGTGGGATTATCACTGaagctctgtctctgtctcaggGGGATCTGCTGGACGGGACGGTGGACTATCTGTCAGGCCTGGACGACCTGACAGACAGCGACTCGTTGCTCTCCAGGAAGAAGATTAAGAAGACTGAAAGTGGTATGTACGCGTGTGACTTGTGCGACAAAACATTCCAGAAGACCAGTTCCCTCCTAAGACACAAATATGAGCACACAGGTATATATAACATTTGGACACTTCTTTTTACTCCACCCCCGATGCTTCTGTGCCCCCTGCTTTCATTTCTTGTCTTCATACTTTTGTCCCATTCCCTCTTTTAAACTTATATTCTTCACTTAGCTTCCCACTTGTAgctcttcttttcccttttgcgttatttttctgttttgttctttGCAAACCGTGGCCTTTAACATGTTCCTTTCTTTTCAGCAGAGGGGTAGAGAGAGTTTTTACTACCtcttatgtttttaaaaagcgtCTGGTTATTGTTGGTCTCACTATCAGACAATTGCAAcctcaaacaaacaacaatatatCACTTTGTTTTGCCAAGAaggtatttatttaacaaaaactatAATCTACAATGTTTCTGCATATCTGCtcgtgaataatctttctcactgaAGAGCTTTGAAATCACAATAATTTGGAGATGCTTTTATAAACCTTTCCTGGCTGATGCGCAGCAACACgacttatgtctttccctcttggcaagTGTGTTAAAACACACCTGGacgctccagaccagcaaacagTCAAAAAGAGGTCAGCACACCTGCTGATCATCTGGACTTATTGATG
This DNA window, taken from Cololabis saira isolate AMF1-May2022 chromosome 6, fColSai1.1, whole genome shotgun sequence, encodes the following:
- the LOC133446169 gene encoding zinc finger E-box-binding homeobox 2-like isoform X2, whose translation is MNQEIMAEGPRCKRRKQANPRRKNVLTYDNVVETTSETDEEDRTPLCDDNGLADGAGGRGRAEDEEAGSPAGMPCLEASPRVGHALLSLRDQEEVEGQEEAQSWRLEEDAHLDDRRDEYGALQAGGNSAARRLDGITELNDYFLKRKLDEGDGHPATIAEYLQRSDTAIIYPEAPEELTRLSTPEAAGQDESEHDLPPGAADDFAQLLTCPYCERGYKRLTSLKEHIKYRHEKNEESFACPLCADTFSQRAHLERHMTTHKPAGDQPPLLNEGAGNRKFKCNECGKAFKYKHHLKEHLRIHSGEKPYECSNCKKRFSHSGSYSSHISSKKCIGLIALNGRVRNGGNKPGSSPNSTTSSPGSPALAHLRQKLGCAQDQQGPLDIKAEPLDFNDYRLLMASQPGFTGPGVYLNGHGGSPLGVHSSSQSPLQHLGGMGLDFPLLGYTGSLGSNLNKVQKVLQMVDNTVCRQKMDSNPEEISKLRAYMRELGAQMKAQASFQVMGHSSPTKSIIDYTLEKVNEAKSLINESKTQVDVKKEKLNTSVDLSSAEKSFDEQNQLVPFSCQYCKETFPGPIPLHQHERYLCKMNEEIKAVLQPTGSSPSSRQGAIADELSSNDRATSPPNLFKDHVSVLKAYFAMNTEPNSEELLKISLAVGLPQEFVKEWFAQWKSQNHHMGSLWKKSPLPDRGGPDHRLSQSPMPLSAIDLHGGFTNGDASHRLTKANQFTANRQTTGDKPLDPSDHLRSNTPSPLNLSSTSSKNSQSSSYTPNSLTSEDAHGDIPLDLSLPKHIAQKLGERRPRPNGLVTERNGEFSRREQGCGPLDNINIKKEILGSDGGGNSNQLEKSTSPIFGINPFTGNHVYTSLPPHGAFPPPTFMSPAAATIPGLRPYPGLDPMSFLPHMAYTYATGAATFAEMQQRRKYQRKGLQGDLLDGTVDYLSGLDDLTDSDSLLSRKKIKKTESGMYACDLCDKTFQKTSSLLRHKYEHTGKRPHQCQICKKAFKHKHHLIEHSRLHSGEKPYQCDKCGKRFSHSGSYSQHMNHRYSYCKREAEEREAAEREARDKGGGGVVAAGLEPTELLMRQAYLHGLGPIGYSDLEDHQEDNGGMILRDGREGGEGQVEREVDSKTYKEVTDSQEESFRERQEDEEVEESSSRSQMDSTREEEGKDSAQLMDESSQEGKTEGKSDQED
- the LOC133446169 gene encoding zinc finger E-box-binding homeobox 2-like isoform X1, which gives rise to MNQEIMAEGPRCKRRKQANPRRKNVLTYDNVVETTSETDEEDRTPLCDDNGLADGAGGRGRAEDEEAGSPAGMPCLEASPRVGHALLSLRDQEEVEGQEEAQSWRLEEDAHLDDRRDEYGALQAGGNSAARRLDGITELNDYFLKRKLDEGDGHPATIAEYLQRSDTAIIYPEAPEELTRLSTPEAAGQDESEHDLPPGAADDFAQLLTCPYCERGYKRLTSLKEHIKYRHEKNEESFACPLCADTFSQRAHLERHMTTHKPAGDQPPLLNEGAGNRKFKCNECGKAFKYKHHLKEHLRIHSGEKPYECSNCKKRFSHSGSYSSHISSKKCIGLIALNGRVRNGGNKPGSSPNSTTSSPGSPALAHLRQKLGCAQDQQGPLDIKAEPLDFNDYRLLMASQPGFTGPGVYLNGHGGSPLGVHSSSQSPLQHLGGMGLDFPLLGYTGSLGSNLNKVQKVLQMVDNTVCRQKMDSNPEEISKLRAYMRELGAQMKAQASFQVMGHSSPTKSIIDYTLEKVNEAKSLINESKTQVDVKKEKLNTSVDLSSAEKSFDEQNQLVPFSCQYCKETFPGPIPLHQHERYLCKMNEEIKAVLQPTGSSPSSRQGAIADELSSNDRATSPPNLFKDHVSVLKAYFAMNTEPNSEELLKISLAVGLPQEFVKEWFAQWKSQNHHMGSLWKKSPLPDRGGPDHRLSQSPMPLSAIDLHGGFTNGDASHRLTKANQFTANRQTTGDKPLDPSDHLRSNTPSPLNLSSTSSKNSQSSSYTPNSLTSEDAHGDIPLDLSLPKHIAQKLGERRPRPNGLVTERNGEFSRREQGCGPLDNINIKKEILGSDGGGNSNQLEKSTSPIFGINPFTGNHVYTSLPPHGAFPPPTFMSPAAATIPGLRPYPGLDPMSFLPHMAYTYATGAATFAEMQQRRKYQRKGLQGDLLDGTVDYLSGLDDLTDSDSLLSRKKIKKTESGKRPHQCQICKKAFKHKHHLIEHSRLHSGEKPYQCDKCGKRFSHSGSYSQHMNHRYSYCKREAEEREAAEREARDKGGGGVVAAGLEPTELLMRQAYLHGLGPIGYSDLEDHQEDNGGMILRDGREGGEGQVEREVDSKTYKEVTDSQEESFRERQEDEEVEESSSRSQMDSTREEEGKDSAQLMDESSQEGKTEGKSDQED